Proteins encoded in a region of the Massilia sp. UMI-21 genome:
- a CDS encoding RNA-binding S4 domain-containing protein, which produces MEDNNVRIDKWLWAARFFKTRSLATDAVDRGRVRIDGEPIKPSRNVKVNDKLVIDNGSDRWEVIVAAISDKRGPAPVARTLYFETDDSIAKRENDKTARRLFPEPSMDIKGRPTKRDRRAITRIGEE; this is translated from the coding sequence ATGGAAGACAACAACGTACGGATCGACAAATGGCTGTGGGCGGCGCGCTTCTTCAAGACGCGTTCGCTGGCGACCGACGCGGTCGACCGCGGCCGGGTGCGCATCGATGGCGAGCCGATCAAGCCCTCGCGCAATGTCAAGGTCAACGACAAGCTGGTCATCGACAACGGCTCCGACCGCTGGGAAGTGATCGTGGCCGCGATCTCGGACAAGCGCGGCCCGGCGCCGGTGGCGCGCACCCTGTATTTCGAGACCGACGACAGCATCGCCAAGCGCGAGAACGACAAGACGGCGCGCCGCCTGTTCCCGGAGCCGAGCATGGACATCAAGGGCCGGCCGACCAAGCGCGACCGGCGAGCCATCACCCGCATCGGCGAAGAATAG
- the aspS gene encoding aspartate--tRNA ligase gives MRTHYCGLVTEELLGQTVSLCGWVHRRRDHGGVIFIDLRDREGLVQVVCHPDNAEVFKAAEHVRNEYCLRITGTVVNRLEGTANANLKSGKIEINTTQLEVLNASVPVPFQLDDDNLSETTRLTHRVLDLRRQQMQHNLRLRYKVSMEVRKYLDNLGFIDIETPMLTKSTPEGARDYLVPSRVNPGNFFALPQSPQLFKQLLMVANFDRYYQITKCFRDEDLRADRQPEFTQIDCETSFLTEQEIRDLFEDMMRVVFKNAAGIDLPNPFPVMDFATAMGMYGSDKPDMRVKLEFTELTELMKSVEFKVFNSAANMAGGRVVGMRVPQGASMPRSEIDAYTQFVAIYGAKGLAYIKVNEKAKGRDGLQSPIVKNISDEVLAQILELTKAEDGDLIFFGADKAKVVNDAIGALRVKIGHSEFGKKAALFDDVWAPLWVIDFPMFEYDEDGDRWNATHHPFTAPKDGHEDMLETNPGACVAKAYDMVLNGWELGGGSIRIHREEVQSKVFRALKIDAEEAQLKFGFLLDALQYGAPPHGGLAFGLDRLITLMTGSESIRDVIAFPKTQRAQCLLTNAPSEVDEKQLKELHIRLRTEAKVA, from the coding sequence ATGCGTACTCACTACTGCGGCCTCGTCACCGAGGAACTGCTGGGCCAAACCGTCAGCCTGTGCGGCTGGGTGCACCGTCGCCGCGACCACGGCGGCGTGATCTTCATCGACCTGCGCGACCGCGAAGGCCTGGTGCAGGTGGTCTGCCACCCGGATAACGCCGAGGTGTTCAAGGCTGCGGAACACGTGCGCAACGAGTACTGCCTGCGCATCACCGGCACCGTGGTGAACCGCCTGGAAGGCACCGCCAACGCCAACCTGAAGTCGGGCAAGATCGAGATCAACACCACCCAGCTCGAAGTGCTGAACGCCTCGGTGCCGGTGCCGTTCCAGCTGGACGACGACAACCTGTCGGAGACCACCCGCCTGACCCACCGCGTGCTCGACCTGCGCCGCCAGCAGATGCAGCACAACCTGCGCCTGCGCTACAAGGTGTCGATGGAAGTGCGCAAGTACCTCGACAACCTGGGCTTCATCGACATCGAGACCCCGATGCTGACCAAGTCGACCCCGGAAGGCGCGCGCGACTACCTGGTGCCGTCGCGCGTCAACCCGGGCAACTTCTTCGCGTTGCCGCAGTCGCCGCAGCTGTTCAAGCAGCTGCTCATGGTCGCCAACTTCGACCGCTACTACCAGATCACCAAGTGCTTCCGCGACGAAGACCTGCGCGCCGACCGCCAGCCGGAATTCACCCAGATCGACTGCGAAACCTCGTTCCTGACCGAACAGGAAATCCGTGACCTGTTCGAAGACATGATGCGCGTCGTCTTCAAGAACGCGGCCGGCATCGACCTGCCGAACCCGTTCCCGGTGATGGACTTCGCCACCGCGATGGGCATGTACGGTTCGGACAAGCCGGACATGCGCGTCAAGCTCGAATTCACCGAACTGACCGAGCTGATGAAGTCGGTCGAGTTCAAGGTGTTCAACAGCGCCGCCAACATGGCCGGTGGCCGCGTGGTCGGCATGCGCGTGCCGCAGGGCGCGTCGATGCCGCGTTCGGAAATCGACGCGTACACCCAGTTCGTCGCCATCTACGGCGCCAAGGGCCTGGCCTACATCAAGGTCAACGAGAAGGCCAAGGGCCGTGACGGCCTGCAGTCGCCGATCGTCAAGAACATCTCGGACGAAGTCCTGGCCCAGATCCTGGAACTCACCAAGGCCGAAGACGGCGACCTGATCTTCTTCGGCGCCGACAAGGCCAAGGTCGTCAACGACGCCATCGGCGCGCTGCGCGTGAAGATCGGCCACTCGGAATTCGGCAAGAAGGCCGCTTTGTTCGACGATGTCTGGGCGCCGCTGTGGGTGATCGACTTCCCGATGTTCGAGTACGACGAAGACGGCGACCGCTGGAACGCCACCCACCATCCGTTCACCGCACCGAAGGACGGCCACGAAGACATGCTCGAGACCAATCCGGGCGCCTGCGTCGCCAAGGCCTACGACATGGTCCTGAACGGCTGGGAACTGGGCGGCGGCTCGATCCGTATCCACCGCGAAGAAGTGCAGAGCAAGGTGTTCCGCGCCCTGAAGATCGACGCCGAAGAAGCGCAGCTGAAGTTCGGCTTCCTGCTCGACGCGCTGCAGTACGGCGCGCCGCCGCACGGTGGCCTGGCCTTCGGCCTGGACCGCCTGATCACCCTGATGACCGGCTCCGAGTCGATCCGCGACGTGATCGCCTTCCCGAAGACCCAGCGCGCCCAGTGCCTGCTGACCAACGCGCCGTCGGAAGTCGACGAGAAGCAGTTGAAAGAACTGCACATCCGCCTGCGGACCGAAGCGAAAGTAGCTTAA
- a CDS encoding endonuclease/exonuclease/phosphatase family protein — translation MKIRVATYNIHKGVSSLRSQPRVIALKKAIAEFHADVVFLQEVQGRHDRFQARYGKEEHAHRHWPETAQYDYFKNEKHHSAYGMNAVYDHGHHGNALLSAFPIENSHNHDISDHAYEQRGILHCVLNTQAGKVHCYVVHLGLFEGSRGRQAEALIEHVNASSHGEPVIIAGDFNDWRNTLSDRLRNALGVAEVFDELGPKTPLGDMVRGWAGRQPPPRRQPRLAPARTFPAMLPWFRLDRIYVRGFKVDNAQVMHGALWAKLSDHAPIVAELQLA, via the coding sequence ATGAAGATTCGTGTGGCCACCTATAACATCCACAAGGGCGTCTCCTCGCTGCGCAGCCAGCCGCGCGTGATCGCGTTGAAGAAAGCCATCGCCGAGTTCCACGCGGACGTCGTGTTCCTGCAGGAAGTGCAGGGCAGGCACGACCGTTTCCAGGCGCGCTACGGCAAGGAAGAGCACGCGCACCGGCACTGGCCCGAGACCGCCCAGTACGACTATTTCAAGAACGAGAAGCACCACAGCGCCTACGGCATGAATGCCGTGTACGACCACGGCCACCACGGCAATGCCTTGCTGAGCGCCTTCCCGATCGAGAATTCGCACAACCACGACATCTCGGACCATGCCTACGAGCAGCGCGGCATCCTGCACTGCGTGCTGAACACGCAGGCCGGCAAGGTGCATTGCTACGTGGTGCACCTGGGTCTGTTCGAAGGCAGCCGCGGGCGCCAGGCCGAAGCCCTGATCGAGCACGTCAACGCCTCCTCGCACGGCGAACCGGTGATCATCGCCGGCGATTTCAACGACTGGCGCAATACGCTGAGCGACCGCCTGCGCAATGCGCTCGGCGTGGCCGAGGTGTTCGACGAGCTGGGTCCGAAGACGCCGCTGGGCGACATGGTGCGTGGCTGGGCCGGGCGCCAGCCGCCCCCGCGCCGCCAGCCACGGCTGGCGCCGGCGCGTACCTTTCCGGCCATGCTGCCCTGGTTCCGGCTCGACCGCATCTACGTGCGCGGCTTCAAGGTCGACAATGCCCAGGTGATGCACGGCGCGCTGTGGGCGAAGCTGTCCGACCACGCACCGATCGTCGCCGAACTTCAGCTGGCATAG
- a CDS encoding TetR/AcrR family transcriptional regulator, translating to MRKGELTRAAILDVALELSSRDGLEGLTIGVLADRMNMSKSGVFAHFGSREDLQLEVVKLYHHRFEQEVFFPSVREPRGLPRLQSMFDRWLARVSVEIASGCIYISGAVEYDDRPGPIREELVKMVQAWQGALQRSARQAIEVGDLRPDTDAEQLVYEMYGLILALHHDARFLRMPGAVERARRGFERLIENYRNTNTPKGVPQGISA from the coding sequence ATGCGCAAGGGCGAACTCACGCGGGCAGCGATTCTCGACGTGGCGCTCGAGCTGTCCAGCCGCGATGGCCTGGAAGGCCTGACCATCGGCGTGCTGGCCGACCGGATGAACATGAGCAAGTCGGGCGTGTTCGCGCACTTCGGTTCGCGCGAAGACCTGCAGCTGGAGGTCGTCAAGCTGTACCACCACCGCTTCGAGCAGGAAGTGTTCTTCCCGAGCGTGCGCGAACCGCGCGGCCTGCCGCGCCTGCAGTCGATGTTCGACCGCTGGCTGGCGCGCGTGTCGGTCGAGATCGCGTCCGGCTGCATCTACATCAGCGGCGCCGTCGAGTACGACGACCGTCCGGGCCCGATCCGCGAGGAGCTGGTCAAGATGGTGCAGGCCTGGCAGGGCGCCCTGCAGCGCAGTGCGCGCCAGGCGATCGAGGTCGGGGACCTGCGCCCCGATACCGACGCCGAGCAGCTGGTCTACGAGATGTACGGGCTGATCCTGGCCCTGCACCACGACGCACGCTTCCTGCGCATGCCAGGCGCGGTCGAGCGGGCACGCCGCGGTTTCGAGCGGCTGATCGAGAATTATCGCAATACAAATACGCCGAAAGGCGTGCCTCAAGGCATTTCGGCCTAA
- a CDS encoding DUF502 domain-containing protein: MRKYFLTGLLVLVPLVITAWVLSMIISTLDQSLLFMPQAWQPRQLFGMDVPGFGAVLTLAIVFVTGLLTNNLIGGYVVRLGDRVMKRIPVVSSLYGSVKQVSDTLFSSSGNAFRTPVLIPYPHADSYTIAFLTGVPGGDVKNHLVGDYVSVYVPTTPNPTSGFFLMMERSKVVELNMSVDAALKHIVSMGVVAPE, encoded by the coding sequence ATGCGCAAATATTTCCTGACTGGCCTGCTGGTACTGGTGCCCCTGGTGATCACGGCCTGGGTGCTGAGCATGATCATCAGCACGCTCGACCAGTCGCTGCTGTTCATGCCGCAAGCCTGGCAGCCGCGCCAGCTGTTCGGCATGGACGTGCCGGGCTTCGGCGCGGTCCTGACCCTGGCCATCGTGTTCGTTACCGGCCTGCTGACCAATAACCTGATCGGCGGCTACGTGGTGCGCCTGGGCGACCGCGTGATGAAGCGCATCCCGGTGGTCAGTTCGCTGTACGGCAGCGTCAAGCAGGTCTCGGACACGCTGTTCTCGTCCTCGGGCAATGCGTTCCGCACGCCGGTCCTGATTCCGTATCCGCACGCGGATTCCTATACCATCGCTTTCCTGACCGGGGTGCCGGGCGGCGACGTCAAGAACCACCTGGTGGGCGACTACGTGAGCGTGTATGTGCCGACCACCCCGAACCCGACCTCGGGCTTCTTCCTGATGATGGAACGCAGCAAGGTCGTGGAACTGAACATGTCCGTGGACGCGGCCCTGAAGCACATCGTCTCGATGGGCGTGGTCGCTCCGGAATAA
- the nudB gene encoding dihydroneopterin triphosphate diphosphatase: MPHKIPESVLVVIHTSALEVLLIERADRPGFWQSVTGSLDAPDEALALTAARELFEETGIVADGDNIRLHDWQLSNIYEIYPVWRHRYAPGVTHNTEHVFSVCVPRDIPITLSPREHTRYAWLPCLEAADRCFSASNAEAILQLPRHISP, translated from the coding sequence ATGCCCCACAAAATCCCCGAATCGGTCCTGGTCGTCATCCACACCTCCGCCCTGGAGGTATTGTTGATCGAACGCGCCGACCGCCCGGGCTTCTGGCAATCCGTCACCGGCTCGCTCGATGCCCCCGACGAAGCGCTGGCGCTGACCGCCGCCCGCGAACTGTTCGAGGAAACCGGCATCGTGGCCGACGGCGACAACATCCGCCTACACGACTGGCAGCTCTCCAACATCTACGAGATCTATCCGGTCTGGCGCCACCGCTACGCGCCCGGCGTCACCCACAATACCGAGCACGTGTTCTCGGTCTGCGTGCCGCGCGACATCCCGATTACCCTGAGCCCGCGCGAACACACGCGCTACGCCTGGCTGCCTTGCCTGGAAGCCGCCGACCGCTGCTTCTCGGCCTCGAACGCCGAAGCGATCCTGCAGTTGCCAAGGCATATTTCCCCGTAA
- a CDS encoding DUF819 family protein, whose amino-acid sequence MQTAVPLVTNDAVVLGILAAILGGVFWTASRPDGFWKKFYTYVPALLLCYLVPAILNTLGVIDGNLSKLYPVARDYLLPSALVLLCIAIDFGAIVRLGPKAIIMFLTGTAGIMLGALAAFEIMRLIHPETVAGETWRGMTTITGAWIGGGANQAAMKEVFEVNANVFGQFVAVDVLVANLWTAVLLFMTGRAGAFDRWTGADLSAINALKARIESYQAAHARMPSLADVMAILAVGIGVTGLSHALSGPTVGWIASLPQEWRLQDYSLTSSFFWIVVFATTFGLLLSFTKARSLEGAGASTLGSAMLYFLVATIGMQMDLNALLDRPWLFLLGLIWMAVHGGLLILVAKLIRAPLFFLAVGSQANVGGAASAPVVASAFHPALAPVGVLLAVLGYALGTYGAYVTGLLLRALAT is encoded by the coding sequence ATGCAAACTGCTGTTCCCCTCGTTACCAACGATGCCGTCGTGCTCGGCATACTCGCCGCGATCCTGGGCGGCGTCTTCTGGACCGCCTCGCGGCCCGACGGCTTCTGGAAGAAGTTTTATACCTATGTGCCGGCCCTGCTGCTGTGCTACCTGGTTCCGGCCATCCTGAACACCCTCGGCGTCATCGACGGCAACCTGTCGAAGCTGTATCCGGTGGCGCGCGACTACCTGCTGCCCAGCGCGCTGGTGCTGCTGTGCATCGCCATCGACTTCGGCGCCATCGTGCGGCTCGGCCCCAAGGCGATCATCATGTTCCTGACCGGGACCGCCGGTATCATGCTGGGCGCGCTGGCCGCCTTCGAGATCATGCGCCTGATCCACCCGGAGACGGTCGCCGGCGAGACCTGGCGCGGCATGACCACCATTACCGGCGCCTGGATCGGCGGCGGGGCCAACCAGGCCGCCATGAAGGAAGTGTTCGAGGTGAACGCCAACGTCTTCGGCCAGTTCGTCGCCGTCGACGTGCTGGTGGCGAACCTGTGGACGGCGGTGCTGCTGTTCATGACCGGCCGCGCCGGGGCCTTCGATCGCTGGACCGGCGCCGACCTGAGCGCCATCAATGCCCTGAAGGCGCGCATCGAAAGCTACCAGGCCGCGCATGCGCGCATGCCGAGCCTGGCCGACGTGATGGCGATCCTGGCCGTGGGCATCGGCGTCACCGGCCTGTCGCATGCCCTGAGCGGCCCGACCGTGGGCTGGATCGCCAGCCTGCCCCAGGAGTGGCGCCTGCAGGACTACAGCCTGACCTCGTCCTTCTTCTGGATCGTGGTGTTCGCCACCACCTTCGGCCTGCTGCTCAGTTTTACCAAGGCGCGCAGCCTGGAAGGGGCGGGCGCCTCGACCCTGGGGTCGGCCATGCTGTACTTCCTGGTGGCGACCATCGGCATGCAGATGGACCTGAACGCGCTGCTCGACCGGCCCTGGCTGTTCCTGCTGGGCCTGATCTGGATGGCCGTGCATGGCGGCCTGCTGATCCTGGTGGCCAAGCTGATCCGCGCACCGCTGTTCTTCCTGGCGGTCGGTTCGCAGGCCAACGTGGGCGGTGCGGCATCGGCCCCGGTGGTCGCCAGCGCCTTCCATCCGGCGCTGGCGCCGGTGGGCGTGCTGCTGGCGGTGCTCGGCTATGCGCTCGGCACCTACGGCGCCTACGTGACCGGCTTGCTGCTGCGGGCGCTGGCTACCTGA
- a CDS encoding cupin domain-containing protein, with protein MLVNADFSRPVVVTPDHYQWIASPQNGVERVMLDRIGAEQARATSIVRYAPDSLFPAHTHPDGEEILVLSGVFSDESGDFPEGWYLRSPSGSSHQPFSRAGALIFVKLRQMAPDDDCRVRIDTRDPANWEQQGQAALCRLFSNAHEQVSLRRLGPGQALAGLGEGGAELLVLAGEIADGAQRYGRGSWIRLPAGAQPGFVAGQAGVSFYLKTGHLLR; from the coding sequence ATGCTCGTCAACGCAGATTTTTCGCGCCCCGTCGTCGTCACCCCCGACCACTACCAATGGATCGCATCGCCGCAAAACGGCGTCGAGCGCGTCATGCTGGACCGGATCGGGGCCGAACAGGCCCGTGCGACCAGTATCGTGCGCTACGCCCCGGATTCCTTGTTTCCCGCCCATACGCATCCGGACGGCGAAGAGATCCTGGTGCTCTCCGGGGTGTTTTCGGACGAAAGCGGCGATTTCCCGGAAGGCTGGTACCTGCGCAGTCCCTCCGGCTCATCCCACCAGCCGTTCAGCCGTGCGGGTGCCCTGATCTTCGTCAAGCTGCGGCAGATGGCCCCGGATGACGACTGCCGCGTGCGCATCGATACCCGCGATCCGGCCAACTGGGAGCAGCAAGGGCAAGCCGCCCTCTGCCGGCTGTTCTCGAACGCGCACGAACAGGTCAGCCTGCGGCGGCTCGGTCCCGGACAGGCGCTTGCCGGCCTGGGCGAAGGCGGCGCCGAGCTGCTGGTGCTCGCGGGCGAGATCGCCGACGGCGCGCAGCGCTACGGGCGCGGCAGCTGGATACGGCTGCCCGCCGGTGCGCAGCCCGGCTTCGTCGCGGGGCAGGCGGGCGTGAGCTTCTACCTCAAGACCGGCCACCTGCTCAGGTAA
- a CDS encoding acyl-CoA dehydrogenase C-terminal domain-containing protein — protein sequence MGQYVAPIRDMQFVLHEFLNVSEEFKNLPAYQEIDADIINQVLEEGAKFTQEVLFPLNHSGDREGCSFDAASKNVTTPKGFKEAYKQYVEGGWAALACDPEYGGQGLPVSLNNSFYEMLNSSNQAWTMYPGLSHGAYECLKEHGTDDQKKFYLPKLVSGEWTGTMCLTEAHCGTDLGLLRTKAEPQADGTYKITGSKIFISAGEHDMAENIVHLVLARLPDAPEGSKGISLFLVPKFLPNADGSIGERNGIACGAIEEKMGIHGNATCQMNLDNAVGTLIGQPHKGLQAMFVFMNAARLGVGMQSLGLTEVAYQNALVYAKDRIQMRSLSGPKAPDKPADPIIVHPDVRRMLLTAKAFAEGGRALTSYIALQIDRELNHPDEAVRKEAAGEVALLTPIVKAFITDNGWIATSEAMQVYGGHGYISEWGMEQYVRDARINMIYEGTNTVQSLDLLGRKILMDNGTKLRAFGEKIKAFVEENGLDESMSEFVTPLGELGEKVTKLTMEIGMKAFQNQDEVGAAAVPYLRVVGHLVFSYFFAQMAKIALAKQDSGDKFYEAKLHTARFYFARLYPETAMLIRQARSGSANLLAMDADLF from the coding sequence ATGGGTCAGTACGTCGCGCCAATCCGGGATATGCAGTTCGTTCTGCACGAATTCCTCAATGTCAGCGAAGAGTTCAAGAACCTGCCTGCCTACCAGGAAATCGATGCCGACATCATCAACCAGGTGCTTGAAGAAGGTGCGAAGTTCACCCAGGAAGTGCTGTTCCCGCTGAACCACTCGGGCGACCGCGAAGGCTGCAGCTTCGATGCGGCCAGCAAGAACGTCACCACCCCGAAGGGTTTCAAGGAAGCCTACAAGCAGTACGTGGAAGGCGGCTGGGCCGCGCTGGCCTGCGATCCGGAATACGGCGGCCAGGGCCTGCCGGTCTCGCTGAACAACTCGTTCTACGAGATGCTGAACTCCTCGAACCAGGCATGGACCATGTACCCGGGCCTGTCGCACGGCGCCTACGAGTGCCTGAAGGAGCACGGCACCGACGACCAGAAGAAATTCTACCTGCCGAAGCTGGTGTCGGGCGAGTGGACCGGCACCATGTGCCTGACCGAAGCGCACTGCGGCACCGACCTGGGCCTGCTGCGCACCAAGGCCGAGCCGCAGGCTGACGGCACCTACAAGATCACCGGCTCCAAGATCTTCATCTCGGCCGGCGAACACGACATGGCCGAGAACATCGTCCACCTGGTGCTGGCACGCCTGCCGGATGCGCCGGAAGGCTCGAAGGGCATCTCGCTGTTCCTGGTGCCGAAGTTCCTGCCGAACGCGGACGGTTCGATCGGCGAGCGCAACGGCATCGCCTGCGGCGCCATCGAAGAGAAGATGGGCATCCACGGCAACGCCACCTGCCAGATGAACCTGGACAACGCCGTCGGCACCCTGATCGGCCAGCCGCACAAGGGCCTGCAGGCGATGTTCGTGTTCATGAACGCCGCCCGCCTGGGCGTCGGCATGCAGTCGCTGGGCCTGACCGAAGTCGCCTACCAGAACGCGCTGGTGTATGCGAAAGACCGCATCCAGATGCGTTCGCTGTCGGGCCCGAAAGCGCCGGACAAGCCGGCCGACCCGATCATCGTGCACCCGGACGTGCGTCGCATGCTGCTGACCGCCAAGGCCTTCGCCGAAGGCGGCCGTGCGCTGACCTCGTACATCGCGCTGCAGATCGACCGTGAACTGAACCACCCGGACGAAGCGGTACGCAAGGAAGCCGCCGGCGAAGTCGCGCTCCTGACCCCGATCGTCAAGGCCTTCATCACCGACAACGGCTGGATCGCCACCTCGGAAGCGATGCAGGTCTACGGCGGCCACGGCTACATCAGCGAGTGGGGCATGGAGCAGTACGTGCGCGACGCCCGCATCAACATGATCTACGAAGGCACCAACACCGTGCAGTCGCTCGACCTGCTGGGCCGTAAGATCCTGATGGACAACGGCACCAAGCTGCGCGCCTTCGGCGAAAAGATCAAGGCCTTCGTCGAAGAGAACGGCCTGGACGAGTCGATGTCGGAATTCGTGACCCCGCTGGGCGAACTCGGCGAAAAGGTCACCAAGCTGACCATGGAAATCGGCATGAAGGCCTTCCAGAACCAGGACGAAGTCGGCGCCGCCGCCGTGCCTTACCTGCGCGTCGTGGGCCACCTGGTGTTCAGCTACTTCTTCGCGCAGATGGCGAAGATCGCGCTGGCCAAGCAGGATTCCGGCGACAAGTTCTACGAGGCGAAGCTGCACACCGCACGCTTCTACTTCGCCCGCCTGTATCCGGAAACCGCGATGCTGATCCGCCAGGCACGCTCGGGTTCCGCGAACCTGCTGGCCATGGACGCCGACCTGTTCTAA
- the clsB gene encoding cardiolipin synthase ClsB: MRQVSFVDNNDVTLLESGTAYFPALIAALDAARYDVLFETYIFGEDETAQSVRDALIRAAARGVKVRVLVDWIGTEHLPAQRLGAIFAQANVQYRIFNPWCRRGIARSHRKIVVVDRDIAFVGGININDDWLCDHADKHRLPAPRWDFTVRVTGPLVAQIHDETQGQWLRAGRLKLKQRIELFREMRREPPPSCDHPARAAFVVRDNLRNRGTIQRAYLQALGRAKHSVLLATPYFAPGRKFRKALAHAAQRGVQVTLLIGVGEFTIQDMVAHSFYPKLLADGIRVVEYRRTQLHAKVAVVDDDWATVGSSNCDGLSLFLNQEANVVVQDEHFAATMRAHIEHGIADGVPIRAEEFANIGWIRRASYGLAYMMYKLVMRIFAIGYA; this comes from the coding sequence ATGCGACAGGTCAGCTTTGTCGACAACAACGATGTCACTCTGCTGGAAAGCGGCACTGCCTATTTCCCCGCGTTGATCGCCGCGCTTGACGCGGCCCGCTACGACGTCCTGTTCGAGACCTATATCTTCGGCGAGGACGAGACCGCGCAGTCCGTGCGCGACGCGCTGATCCGCGCCGCGGCACGCGGCGTCAAGGTGCGCGTGCTGGTGGACTGGATCGGCACCGAACACCTTCCCGCCCAGCGCCTCGGCGCCATCTTCGCGCAAGCGAACGTGCAGTACCGCATCTTCAACCCCTGGTGCCGGCGCGGCATCGCGCGCTCGCACCGCAAGATTGTGGTGGTCGACCGCGACATCGCCTTTGTCGGCGGCATTAACATCAACGACGACTGGCTGTGCGACCACGCCGACAAGCACCGCCTGCCGGCGCCACGCTGGGATTTCACCGTACGGGTAACCGGTCCGCTGGTGGCGCAGATCCACGACGAAACCCAGGGCCAGTGGCTGCGCGCCGGCCGCCTCAAGCTGAAGCAGCGCATCGAACTGTTCCGCGAGATGCGCAGGGAGCCGCCGCCGTCCTGCGACCATCCGGCGCGCGCCGCCTTCGTGGTGCGCGACAACCTGCGCAACCGCGGCACCATCCAGCGCGCCTACCTGCAGGCCCTGGGGCGCGCCAAGCACAGCGTGTTGCTGGCCACGCCGTATTTCGCACCGGGCCGCAAGTTCCGCAAGGCGCTGGCCCATGCGGCGCAACGCGGCGTGCAGGTCACGCTCCTGATCGGCGTGGGGGAGTTCACGATCCAGGACATGGTCGCCCATTCCTTCTACCCCAAGCTGCTGGCCGACGGCATCCGGGTGGTCGAGTATCGCAGGACCCAGCTGCATGCGAAGGTCGCGGTGGTCGACGACGATTGGGCCACCGTCGGCTCGAGCAACTGCGACGGCCTGTCCCTGTTCCTGAACCAGGAAGCGAACGTGGTCGTGCAAGATGAGCACTTCGCCGCCACCATGCGCGCCCATATCGAGCACGGCATCGCGGACGGCGTGCCGATCCGCGCCGAGGAATTCGCCAACATCGGCTGGATTCGCCGCGCGAGCTACGGCCTGGCCTACATGATGTATAAACTGGTGATGCGGATCTTCGCGATCGGCTATGCGTAA